Proteins encoded by one window of Streptomyces clavuligerus:
- a CDS encoding ATP-binding cassette domain-containing protein gives MTHHGNRPGGGGPPAIRVRGIVKRYGSTTALDGVDLDVHEGTVLGVLGPNGAGKTTLVRTLATLIEPDEGSATVAGYDVLRQPRELRRVIGLTGQYASVDEKLSGWENLYMIGRLLDLSRRDARRRADEMLERFSLTEAAKRPPMTYSGGMRRRLDLAASMVGRPSVLYLDEPTTGLDPRTRNEVWDEVGRMVGEGVTVLLTTQYMEEAERLADELTVIDRGRVIAGGRVDELKARVGGRTLQIRPSDRAELPAMARALRESGLDGAAGVGVDEKEGQLSVTILADVQLTAVVGLLADHGFEIAHIATELPSLDEVFLAITGAPADGPKVQEAAV, from the coding sequence ATGACACACCACGGGAACAGGCCCGGCGGGGGCGGCCCTCCCGCCATCCGGGTACGGGGCATCGTCAAACGCTATGGCTCGACCACCGCTCTGGACGGCGTCGACCTCGACGTCCACGAGGGCACCGTCCTCGGAGTACTCGGCCCCAACGGCGCCGGGAAGACCACTCTGGTCCGCACGCTCGCCACCCTGATCGAACCGGACGAGGGCTCCGCGACGGTCGCCGGGTACGACGTGCTCCGCCAGCCCCGGGAGCTGCGCCGGGTGATCGGGCTCACCGGCCAGTACGCGTCGGTGGACGAGAAGCTGTCCGGCTGGGAGAACCTCTACATGATCGGGCGGCTGCTCGATCTCTCCCGCCGGGACGCGCGCCGCCGCGCCGACGAGATGCTGGAGCGCTTCTCCCTCACCGAGGCCGCCAAGCGGCCCCCCATGACCTACTCGGGCGGTATGCGCCGCCGTCTCGACCTGGCCGCGTCGATGGTCGGCCGGCCCTCCGTGCTCTATCTGGACGAGCCGACGACCGGGCTCGACCCCCGGACCCGCAACGAGGTCTGGGACGAGGTCGGCCGCATGGTCGGGGAAGGCGTGACCGTGCTGCTCACCACGCAGTACATGGAGGAGGCGGAACGGCTCGCGGACGAACTGACCGTGATCGACCGGGGCCGGGTGATCGCGGGCGGCAGGGTGGACGAGCTGAAGGCGAGGGTCGGCGGCCGGACCCTCCAGATCCGCCCCAGCGACCGGGCGGAACTCCCCGCGATGGCACGGGCCCTGAGGGAGTCGGGCCTCGACGGGGCGGCCGGGGTCGGCGTCGACGAGAAGGAGGGGCAGCTCTCCGTCACCATCCTCGCCGATGTCCAGCTCACCGCCGTGGTGGGGCTGCTGGCCGACCACGGCTTCGAGATAGCGCACATCGCCACCGAACTGCCCAGCCTGGACGAGGTGTTCCTGGCGATCACCGGGGCACCGGCGGACGGTCCGAAGGTCCAGGAGGCCGCGGTATGA
- the panB gene encoding 3-methyl-2-oxobutanoate hydroxymethyltransferase → MTLQAARKPADSSKALYGGKGTRRITVHDIAAAKERGEKWPMLTAYDAMTASVFDEAGIPVMLVGDSMGNTHLGYDTTVPVTMDEMTLLSAAVVRGTQRALVVGDLPFGSYQEGPVQALRNATRLVKEAGVGAVKLEGGERSLPQTELLVEAGIPVMSHLGLTPQSVNTMGYRVQGRSDEAAHRLLRDAKAAQEAGAFAVVLELVPAELAAEVTRSLHIPTIGIGAGPGTDAQVLVWTDMAGLTGGRVPRFTKQYADLRRALGDAAKAFADDVVGGAFPQEEHTFH, encoded by the coding sequence ATGACGCTTCAGGCTGCCCGAAAGCCCGCCGACAGCAGCAAGGCGCTGTACGGCGGTAAGGGCACCCGCCGCATCACCGTCCATGACATCGCCGCCGCCAAGGAGCGCGGCGAGAAGTGGCCGATGCTCACCGCGTACGACGCCATGACCGCATCCGTGTTCGACGAGGCCGGGATCCCGGTGATGCTCGTCGGCGACTCCATGGGGAACACCCACCTCGGCTACGACACCACCGTGCCGGTCACCATGGACGAGATGACCCTGCTCTCCGCCGCCGTGGTCCGGGGCACCCAGCGGGCGCTCGTCGTCGGGGACCTCCCCTTCGGTTCGTACCAGGAGGGCCCCGTACAGGCCCTGCGCAACGCTACCCGGCTGGTCAAGGAGGCCGGGGTGGGCGCGGTCAAGCTGGAGGGCGGCGAGCGCTCGCTGCCGCAGACCGAGCTGCTCGTCGAGGCCGGGATTCCGGTCATGAGCCATCTGGGGCTGACCCCGCAGTCCGTGAACACCATGGGCTACCGGGTCCAGGGCCGCAGCGACGAGGCCGCGCACCGGCTGCTGCGGGACGCCAAGGCGGCCCAGGAGGCGGGTGCCTTCGCGGTCGTCCTGGAGCTGGTCCCGGCGGAGCTGGCCGCCGAGGTCACCCGCTCGCTGCACATCCCCACCATCGGCATCGGGGCCGGTCCCGGCACCGACGCCCAGGTACTGGTCTGGACCGATATGGCGGGCCTGACCGGCGGCCGGGTGCCGCGCTTCACCAAGCAGTACGCCGATCTGCGGCGGGCCCTGGGCGACGCGGCGAAGGCGTTCGCCGACGATGTCGTCGGCGGGGCGTTCCCGCAGGAGGAGCACACCTTCCACTGA
- a CDS encoding endonuclease/exonuclease/phosphatase family protein has translation MAQTFTTETGTSDVEAPATGSRFSRLLTRLRTDRGVWRRGAVLALCAVLLALVMGLHGQIPNRYGNVGSLNETFLPWFGLVLLPLLLAAALWRRSATALLALVLPFAVWLDLFGGLLFDKSSGGGDLTVASHNVNAQNPDPVKTARDVAASGADVLALQEVAQGQGRVYAKALSATYKYHSVQGTVGLWSKYPLRDTRPVNIGLGWTRAMRSTVLTPKGEVAVYVAHMPSVRVKLRAGFTAGQRDQSADALGKAISREGVERVVLLGDLNGTMNDRALGAVTSQMRSTQGAAGDGFGFSWPASFPMARIDQIMVKGVEPVSSWTLPRTGSDHLPIAARIGL, from the coding sequence ATGGCACAGACGTTCACGACGGAGACCGGGACCAGCGATGTGGAGGCCCCCGCCACCGGCTCCCGGTTCAGCCGTCTGCTCACCCGGCTCCGCACGGACCGGGGCGTCTGGCGGCGGGGCGCCGTCCTCGCCCTGTGCGCCGTGCTCCTCGCCCTGGTGATGGGGCTTCATGGACAGATCCCCAACCGCTACGGCAACGTGGGCTCGCTGAACGAGACCTTCCTGCCCTGGTTCGGCCTGGTCCTCCTGCCCCTGCTGCTCGCCGCCGCGCTCTGGCGGCGCTCCGCCACCGCGCTGCTCGCGCTGGTGCTGCCCTTCGCCGTGTGGCTCGACCTCTTCGGCGGGCTGCTCTTCGACAAGTCGTCGGGCGGCGGCGATCTGACGGTCGCCTCCCACAATGTGAACGCGCAGAACCCGGACCCGGTGAAGACCGCCCGCGACGTCGCCGCGTCCGGCGCGGACGTGCTGGCGCTCCAGGAGGTCGCCCAGGGGCAGGGCCGTGTCTACGCGAAGGCCCTCTCCGCCACCTACAAGTACCACTCGGTACAGGGCACCGTCGGCCTGTGGAGCAAGTACCCGCTGCGGGACACCAGGCCCGTGAACATCGGCCTGGGCTGGACCCGGGCCATGCGCTCCACCGTCCTCACACCGAAGGGCGAGGTCGCCGTCTATGTGGCCCATATGCCGTCGGTGCGGGTGAAACTGCGGGCGGGCTTCACGGCGGGCCAGCGGGACCAGAGCGCCGACGCGCTGGGGAAGGCGATCTCCCGGGAGGGCGTGGAGCGGGTGGTGCTGCTCGGGGACCTCAACGGCACCATGAACGACCGCGCGCTCGGCGCCGTCACCTCCCAGATGCGCTCCACGCAGGGCGCGGCGGGCGACGGCTTCGGCTTCAGCTGGCCCGCGTCCTTCCCGATGGCGCGGATCGACCAGATCATGGTCAAGGGCGTCGAGCCGGTCTCCTCGTGGACCCTGCCGCGCACCGGGAGCGACCATCTGCCGATAGCGGCACGGATCGGTCTCTGA
- a CDS encoding NAD+ synthase, whose protein sequence is MPQLRLALNQIDSTVGDLSGNAESIVRRTRHSAEQGAHLVAFPEMALTGYPVEDLALRASFVAASRAALLALAVRLADEDLGELPVIVGYLDRSEAAQPTYGQPAGAPRNAAAVLHRGEVVLSFAKHHLPNYGVFDEFRYFVPGDTLPVIRVHGVDVALAICEDLWQDGGRVPAARSAGAGLLISINASPYEQNKDDTRLELVRKRAQEAGCTTAYLAMIGGQDELVFDGDSIVVDASGEVVARAPQFSEGCVVLDLELPAAAPGIPSGIVDDGLRIDHVVVSADPLPSYDPELTGGYAERLDDDEEVYSALVVGLRAYAAKNGFRSVLIGLSGGIDSALVAAIACDAVGAQNVYGVSMPSKYSSEHSKDDAAELARRTGLHFRTVSIEPLFDAYMGSLALTGLAEENLQSRLRGTLLMAVSNQEGHIVLAPGNKSELAVGYSTLYGDSVGAYGPIKDVYKTTVFRLAHWRNRAAEERGQTPPIPEASITKPPSAELRPGQMDTDSLPDYDVLDRILELYVDRDQGKEAIVAAGFDEELVTRTLRLVDTAEYKRRQYPPGTKISAKGFGKDRRLPITNRWRETTGH, encoded by the coding sequence GTGCCTCAACTACGTCTCGCCCTGAATCAGATCGACTCGACCGTCGGCGATCTCTCCGGCAACGCCGAGTCGATCGTGCGCCGGACCCGGCACTCCGCCGAGCAGGGTGCCCACCTCGTCGCCTTCCCCGAGATGGCGCTGACCGGCTACCCCGTGGAGGACCTGGCCCTGCGCGCCTCCTTCGTGGCGGCGTCCCGGGCCGCGCTGCTGGCGCTGGCCGTCCGCCTCGCGGACGAGGATCTGGGCGAGCTGCCGGTGATCGTCGGCTATCTCGACCGCTCCGAGGCCGCCCAGCCCACGTACGGCCAGCCCGCCGGAGCCCCGCGCAACGCCGCCGCCGTGCTGCACCGGGGCGAGGTGGTGCTCAGCTTCGCCAAGCACCATCTGCCCAACTACGGCGTCTTCGACGAGTTCCGCTACTTCGTCCCCGGGGACACCCTCCCGGTGATCCGGGTGCACGGCGTCGACGTGGCCCTCGCCATCTGCGAGGACCTGTGGCAGGACGGCGGCCGGGTGCCCGCCGCCCGCTCCGCCGGGGCCGGGCTGCTGATCTCCATCAACGCCTCGCCCTATGAGCAGAACAAGGACGACACCCGGCTGGAGCTGGTCCGCAAGCGGGCCCAGGAGGCCGGGTGCACCACCGCCTATCTGGCGATGATCGGGGGCCAGGACGAGCTGGTCTTCGACGGGGACTCGATCGTGGTCGACGCGTCCGGCGAGGTCGTCGCGCGGGCCCCGCAGTTCTCCGAGGGCTGTGTCGTCCTCGATCTGGAGCTGCCCGCCGCCGCCCCCGGGATCCCCTCCGGGATCGTGGACGACGGGCTGCGCATCGACCACGTGGTCGTCTCCGCCGACCCGCTGCCCTCCTACGACCCGGAGCTGACCGGGGGCTACGCCGAGCGCCTCGACGACGACGAGGAGGTGTACTCGGCCCTCGTCGTGGGACTGCGCGCCTACGCCGCGAAGAACGGCTTCCGCTCGGTCCTCATCGGGCTCTCCGGCGGCATCGACTCCGCGCTGGTCGCGGCCATCGCCTGCGACGCGGTCGGCGCGCAGAACGTGTACGGCGTCTCCATGCCGTCCAAGTACTCGTCCGAGCACTCCAAGGACGACGCCGCCGAGCTGGCCCGGCGCACCGGGCTCCACTTCCGTACCGTGTCGATCGAGCCCCTGTTCGACGCGTACATGGGCTCGCTCGCGCTGACGGGGCTCGCCGAGGAGAACCTCCAGTCGCGGCTGCGCGGCACCCTGCTGATGGCCGTCTCCAACCAGGAGGGGCACATCGTGCTCGCGCCGGGCAACAAGTCCGAGCTGGCCGTGGGCTACTCCACGCTGTACGGGGACTCGGTGGGCGCGTACGGGCCGATCAAGGACGTCTACAAGACGACGGTGTTCCGGCTGGCGCACTGGCGCAACCGGGCCGCCGAGGAGCGCGGCCAGACCCCGCCCATCCCCGAGGCGTCGATCACCAAGCCGCCGAGCGCGGAGCTGCGCCCGGGGCAGATGGACACGGACTCGCTGCCCGACTACGACGTCCTCGACCGGATTCTGGAGCTGTACGTCGACCGCGACCAGGGCAAGGAGGCGATCGTCGCCGCCGGGTTCGACGAGGAGCTGGTGACGAGGACGCTGCGGCTGGTCGACACCGCCGAGTACAAGCGGCGGCAGTACCCGCCGGGGACGAAGATCTCGGCGAAGGGCTTCGGCAAGGACCGCAGGCTGCCGATCACCAACCGCTGGCGGGAGACGACCGGCCACTGA
- a CDS encoding multicopper oxidase family protein, which translates to MRTHITRRSLVGASLALAGTGALAACSGSDSGGGGHAGHGSPGGKSAAPDAKGARDPGRLKDFVSPGGPEVRAAEAKRAGGPERRVRLTATPATLELGGGLTVRSWAYGDRLPGREVRATAGDTLALTLANNLPESTSLHWHGLALRNDMDGVPGLTQRPIAAGAEFTYRFALSDPGTYWFHPHSGVQQDRGLYAPLIVEDPKEPLAYDKEWVIVLDDWVDGVDGSTPDAVLAELSEGMGMGMGEGEGTGGGGHEGHGGMAPMSARENPGDPKGPSRMMMGARSDLLGGDAGDVAYPHYLVNGRTPKDPEVFTARPGDRIRLRIVNAGGDTAFRVALGGHELTVTHTDGFPVRHARTDALLLGMGERYDVLVTAGDGVFPFTAVAEGKGASALAVLRTGGGSPPGARTRPRELSRRLLTADRLRADDSVALPRRTPDRTVGIELTGGMAAYDWAFDGTPWAGGAPRYEVRSGERVRLVFRNTTTMWHPLHLHGHTFALGDTPGGARKDTAVILPNGRLTADFDADNPGLWMIHCHNVYHAEAGMMTAFGYRRERGA; encoded by the coding sequence ATGCGCACGCACATCACTCGCCGCTCCCTCGTGGGAGCCTCCCTCGCCCTCGCCGGGACCGGGGCCCTCGCCGCCTGCTCCGGATCGGACTCCGGGGGCGGCGGCCACGCGGGCCACGGCTCCCCCGGCGGGAAGTCCGCCGCCCCGGACGCCAAGGGCGCCCGGGACCCGGGGCGGCTCAAGGACTTCGTCTCCCCCGGCGGCCCGGAGGTCCGGGCCGCCGAGGCGAAGCGGGCCGGTGGCCCCGAGCGCAGGGTGCGGCTGACCGCCACCCCCGCCACGCTGGAGCTGGGCGGCGGCCTGACGGTCCGCTCCTGGGCGTACGGGGACCGGCTCCCCGGCCGGGAGGTCCGGGCCACCGCCGGGGACACCCTCGCCCTCACCCTCGCCAACAACCTGCCCGAGTCGACCTCCCTGCACTGGCACGGCCTGGCGCTGCGCAATGACATGGACGGCGTCCCCGGCCTCACCCAGCGGCCCATCGCGGCGGGCGCGGAGTTCACCTACCGCTTCGCCCTGTCCGACCCGGGCACCTACTGGTTCCACCCCCACTCCGGCGTCCAGCAGGACCGGGGGCTGTACGCGCCGCTGATCGTCGAGGACCCGAAGGAACCCCTGGCGTACGACAAGGAGTGGGTGATCGTCCTGGACGACTGGGTCGACGGTGTCGACGGCTCCACCCCCGACGCGGTCCTCGCCGAGCTGAGCGAGGGTATGGGCATGGGCATGGGCGAGGGCGAGGGCACGGGCGGCGGCGGGCACGAGGGCCACGGCGGCATGGCCCCGATGTCCGCGCGGGAGAACCCCGGCGACCCGAAGGGCCCGTCCCGGATGATGATGGGCGCGCGGAGCGATCTGCTCGGCGGGGACGCCGGTGACGTCGCCTATCCGCACTACCTCGTCAACGGCCGCACGCCGAAGGACCCGGAGGTCTTCACCGCGAGGCCCGGCGACCGCATCCGGCTGCGGATCGTCAACGCGGGCGGCGATACCGCCTTCCGGGTCGCCCTCGGCGGCCATGAGCTGACCGTCACCCACACGGACGGGTTCCCGGTGCGGCACGCGCGCACCGACGCCCTGCTGCTGGGCATGGGCGAGCGCTACGACGTCCTCGTGACGGCGGGCGACGGGGTCTTCCCGTTCACCGCTGTCGCCGAGGGCAAGGGCGCGTCCGCGCTCGCAGTGCTCCGCACCGGCGGCGGCTCCCCGCCCGGCGCGCGGACCCGGCCCCGGGAGCTGTCCCGGCGGCTGCTGACCGCCGACCGGCTGCGCGCCGACGACTCCGTGGCCCTGCCCCGCCGCACGCCGGACCGCACCGTCGGGATCGAGCTGACGGGCGGGATGGCGGCGTACGACTGGGCCTTCGACGGCACGCCCTGGGCCGGCGGCGCGCCCCGGTACGAGGTCCGCTCCGGGGAGCGGGTGCGGCTGGTCTTCCGCAATACGACCACCATGTGGCACCCGCTCCATCTGCACGGGCACACCTTCGCCCTGGGGGACACCCCGGGAGGGGCCCGCAAGGACACGGCGGTGATCCTGCCGAACGGCCGGCTGACCGCCGACTTCGACGCCGACAACCCGGGCCTGTGGATGATCCACTGCCACAACGTCTACCACGCGGAGGCGGGGATGATGACGGCCTTCGGCTACCGGCGGGAGCGCGGCGCCTGA
- a CDS encoding DUF6153 family protein: MRIMMWGRSGRAGQLLLLVALLFGLGTMHTVGHPSPDRVQGHHGSVPAPGAHAPGGIAASTAARTDGPEPGAGHGMDPALVCLAVLGAYGVALLVVGLRRRARALAARVRRVRPTGAEGPRAPPPREVLTRLSVLRI; the protein is encoded by the coding sequence ATGCGGATCATGATGTGGGGCCGGAGCGGACGCGCGGGGCAGTTGCTGCTGCTCGTCGCGCTGCTGTTCGGCCTCGGCACGATGCACACGGTGGGCCATCCGTCCCCGGACCGCGTCCAGGGGCACCACGGCAGCGTCCCGGCGCCCGGCGCGCACGCCCCCGGCGGGATCGCGGCGTCCACGGCGGCGCGGACGGACGGCCCGGAACCGGGGGCCGGGCACGGCATGGACCCGGCGCTGGTCTGTCTCGCCGTGCTCGGCGCGTACGGCGTCGCGCTGCTCGTCGTCGGCCTGCGGCGGCGGGCACGGGCCCTGGCGGCCCGGGTGCGGCGGGTCCGGCCCACCGGCGCGGAGGGCCCCCGGGCGCCGCCGCCGCGCGAGGTGCTCACCCGCCTGTCGGTCCTGCGGATCTAG
- a CDS encoding CBS domain-containing protein — MTTAKDIMHAGAQWIPAHETLDRAAQLMRELGVGALPIADSNERLCGILTDRDIVVGCVAVGHDPSKVTAGDLARGTPRWIDAGSGVEDVLQEMEGHQIRRLPVIENKRLVGMISEADLARHLSDEQLAGWVERVYAAR, encoded by the coding sequence ATGACCACCGCCAAGGACATCATGCACGCCGGGGCCCAGTGGATCCCCGCGCACGAGACGCTCGACCGGGCCGCGCAGCTCATGCGCGAGCTGGGGGTGGGCGCACTGCCGATCGCCGACTCGAACGAGCGGCTGTGCGGCATCCTCACCGACCGGGACATCGTGGTGGGCTGTGTCGCCGTGGGCCACGACCCGTCGAAGGTCACGGCCGGGGATCTGGCCCGGGGGACACCGCGCTGGATCGACGCGGGCTCCGGGGTCGAGGACGTGCTCCAGGAGATGGAGGGGCACCAGATCCGGCGGCTGCCGGTGATCGAGAACAAGCGGCTGGTGGGGATGATCAGCGAGGCCGATCTGGCCCGGCATCTCTCGGACGAGCAGCTTGCGGGGTGGGTGGAGCGGGTGTACGCGGCGAGGTGA
- a CDS encoding DUF305 domain-containing protein gives MAMTRTHWASIAAVVLALLFAGTATVVAAGGDGESAHPVTPAADSADAGFARDMAIHHQQAVEMSFIVRDLTDDEDVRTLAYDIANTQANQRGMMHGWLSLWELPKVDPGQKPMAWMAEAGGAHAGHARGAGDGALMAGMATPEQMERLKKLKGRAAETEFLQLMIVHHNAGADMAQGCVDLCEVDTQKSLAQTMVNGQRSEVELMVGMLKERGAQVRT, from the coding sequence ATGGCGATGACCCGGACCCACTGGGCCTCCATCGCGGCCGTCGTCCTGGCGCTGCTCTTCGCGGGCACCGCGACGGTGGTCGCGGCGGGCGGGGACGGCGAATCCGCGCACCCCGTGACCCCGGCGGCCGACTCCGCCGACGCCGGGTTCGCGCGGGACATGGCCATCCACCACCAGCAGGCGGTGGAGATGTCGTTCATCGTGCGCGACCTCACCGACGACGAGGACGTCCGCACACTGGCGTACGACATCGCCAACACCCAGGCCAACCAGCGCGGCATGATGCACGGCTGGCTGAGCCTGTGGGAGCTGCCGAAGGTCGACCCCGGCCAGAAGCCGATGGCGTGGATGGCGGAGGCGGGCGGCGCGCACGCGGGGCACGCGCGGGGGGCCGGGGACGGCGCCCTGATGGCGGGCATGGCGACGCCCGAGCAGATGGAGCGGCTGAAGAAGCTCAAGGGCAGGGCCGCGGAGACCGAGTTCCTCCAGCTCATGATCGTCCACCACAACGCCGGTGCCGACATGGCCCAGGGCTGTGTGGATCTGTGCGAGGTCGACACCCAGAAGTCGCTGGCGCAGACCATGGTCAACGGGCAGCGCTCCGAGGTCGAGCTGATGGTGGGCATGCTCAAGGAGCGCGGGGCCCAGGTCCGCACCTGA
- a CDS encoding DUF3105 domain-containing protein, which translates to MASRKTSDDRRARIEAMRKAEASRERRNRLLTISISGVIVAGLVGFGVYVLNEENEEDKREEKLLAQPISGIKTWDEKKLGNNHVDPKPVTYEQTPPVGGDHHTRWLNCDRSVYKEPVPNENAVHSLEHGAVWVTYNDKAPKGDVEKLEKKVKETSYSMISPIKEQQGAIMLSAWGKQLTVDSADDERVELFFKKYVQGPQTQEPGAACAGGVTAK; encoded by the coding sequence ATGGCTTCCCGTAAGACCAGCGACGACCGCCGCGCCCGTATCGAGGCCATGCGCAAGGCCGAGGCGTCCCGCGAGCGCCGCAACCGCCTGCTGACCATCTCCATCAGCGGTGTGATCGTGGCCGGGCTCGTCGGCTTCGGCGTCTATGTGCTGAACGAGGAGAACGAGGAGGACAAGCGCGAGGAGAAGCTGCTCGCGCAGCCGATATCCGGGATCAAGACCTGGGACGAGAAGAAGCTCGGCAACAACCACGTCGACCCGAAGCCCGTCACGTACGAGCAGACGCCCCCGGTCGGCGGCGACCACCACACCCGCTGGCTGAACTGCGACCGCAGCGTCTACAAGGAGCCGGTGCCGAACGAGAACGCGGTGCACTCGCTGGAGCACGGCGCGGTGTGGGTCACGTACAACGACAAGGCTCCCAAGGGCGATGTCGAGAAGCTGGAGAAGAAGGTCAAGGAGACCTCGTACTCCATGATCAGCCCGATCAAGGAGCAGCAGGGCGCGATCATGCTCTCGGCGTGGGGCAAGCAGCTCACCGTGGACAGCGCCGATGACGAGCGGGTCGAGCTGTTCTTCAAGAAGTACGTCCAGGGCCCGCAGACGCAGGAGCCCGGCGCCGCGTGCGCCGGTGGCGTGACGGCGAAGTGA
- a CDS encoding glutamine synthetase family protein, protein MDKQQEFVLRTLEERDIRFVRLWFTDVLGFLKSVAVAPAELEQAFDEGIGFDGSAIEGFARVYESDMIAKPDPGTFQILPWRAEAPGTARMFCDILMPDGSPSFADPRYVLKRGLAKASDLGFTFYTHPEIEFFLLKDKPLDGSRPVPADNSGYFDHTPQNVGMDFRRQAITMLESMGISVEFSHHEGAPGQQEIDLRYADALSTADNIMTFRLVMKQVALEQGVQATFMPKPFSEYPGSGMHTHLSLFEGDRNAFYESGAEYQLSKVGRSFIAGLLRHAAEISAVTNQWVNSYKRIWGGSARSAGAGGEAPSYICWGHNNRSALIRVPMYKPGKTGSSRVEMRSIDSGANPYLTYAVLLAAGLKGIEQGYELPAGADDDVWALSDAERRAMGIEPLPQNLGEAISLMERSELVAETLGEHVFDFFLRNKKQEWEEYRSEVTAFELRKNLPVL, encoded by the coding sequence ATGGATAAGCAGCAGGAATTCGTGCTCCGCACGCTGGAGGAGCGTGACATCCGGTTCGTGCGCCTGTGGTTCACGGATGTGCTCGGCTTTCTGAAGTCGGTCGCGGTGGCCCCCGCTGAACTCGAACAGGCGTTCGACGAAGGGATCGGCTTCGACGGCTCGGCCATCGAGGGCTTCGCCCGCGTCTACGAGTCCGACATGATCGCCAAGCCGGACCCCGGGACTTTCCAGATCCTCCCCTGGCGGGCCGAGGCCCCCGGCACCGCGCGGATGTTCTGCGACATCCTGATGCCGGACGGCTCGCCCTCCTTCGCCGACCCGCGCTATGTCCTCAAGCGGGGCCTCGCGAAGGCGTCGGACCTCGGCTTCACCTTCTACACCCACCCCGAGATCGAGTTCTTCCTGCTGAAGGACAAGCCGCTCGACGGCTCCCGCCCGGTGCCCGCCGACAACTCCGGCTACTTCGACCACACCCCGCAGAACGTCGGCATGGACTTCCGGCGGCAGGCGATCACCATGCTCGAATCCATGGGCATCTCGGTGGAGTTCAGCCACCACGAGGGCGCGCCGGGCCAGCAGGAGATCGACCTCCGGTACGCGGACGCCCTCTCCACCGCCGACAACATCATGACCTTCCGGCTGGTGATGAAGCAGGTCGCGCTGGAGCAGGGCGTACAGGCCACCTTCATGCCGAAACCGTTCAGCGAGTACCCCGGCTCCGGGATGCACACCCATCTCTCGCTCTTCGAGGGCGACCGCAACGCGTTCTACGAGTCCGGGGCCGAGTACCAGCTCTCCAAGGTGGGACGGTCCTTCATCGCCGGGCTGCTGCGGCACGCCGCCGAGATCTCCGCCGTCACCAACCAGTGGGTCAACTCGTACAAGCGGATCTGGGGCGGCTCCGCCCGCAGCGCGGGCGCGGGCGGTGAGGCACCTTCGTACATCTGCTGGGGCCACAACAACCGCTCCGCGCTGATCCGGGTACCGATGTACAAGCCGGGCAAGACCGGCTCCTCGCGGGTGGAGATGCGCTCCATCGACTCCGGCGCCAACCCCTATCTGACGTACGCGGTCCTGCTGGCCGCCGGTCTCAAGGGCATCGAGCAGGGGTACGAGCTGCCCGCGGGCGCCGACGACGACGTCTGGGCGCTCTCCGACGCCGAGCGCCGGGCCATGGGCATCGAGCCGCTGCCGCAGAACCTGGGCGAGGCGATCTCCCTGATGGAGCGGAGCGAGCTGGTCGCCGAGACGCTGGGCGAGCATGTCTTCGACTTCTTCCTGCGCAACAAGAAGCAGGAGTGGGAGGAGTACCGCTCCGAGGTCACCGCGTTCGAGCTGCGGAAGAATCTGCCGGTGCTCTGA
- a CDS encoding antitoxin: protein MSVLDKLKQMLKGHESKVDQGVEKAGDAFDAKTKGKYAGHVDTAQQKLKDQFGTGGSRSADGPDAGGQSQPPPPPPPAS, encoded by the coding sequence ATGTCCGTGCTGGACAAGCTCAAGCAGATGCTCAAGGGCCATGAGTCCAAGGTCGACCAGGGGGTCGAGAAGGCGGGCGACGCGTTCGACGCCAAGACCAAGGGCAAGTACGCCGGCCATGTCGACACCGCCCAGCAGAAGCTGAAGGACCAGTTCGGCACGGGCGGCAGCCGGAGCGCCGACGGGCCGGACGCGGGCGGCCAGAGCCAGCCGCCGCCGCCCCCGCCGCCCGCGAGCTGA
- a CDS encoding pyridoxamine 5'-phosphate oxidase family protein: MPTPPLPETRLDPRYSAPDAGAADWARAVALLTEAELFWLSTVRPDGRPHVTPLLAVWQDGGLHFCTGPEERKALNLRENPEVALVTGVNALRTGFDLVVEGTAVPLTDGVRLRALARAYTEKYGDEWTFAVRDGAFVGDGGRAPVFRVEPRTAFGFAKAPYAQTRWRFTDV; the protein is encoded by the coding sequence ATGCCGACGCCGCCCCTTCCCGAGACCCGGCTCGACCCCCGCTACAGCGCGCCGGATGCGGGCGCCGCCGACTGGGCGCGGGCGGTGGCCCTGCTGACGGAGGCCGAGCTGTTCTGGCTGTCGACGGTACGGCCGGACGGACGGCCGCATGTCACCCCGCTGCTCGCGGTCTGGCAGGACGGCGGGCTCCACTTCTGCACCGGACCCGAGGAGCGCAAGGCGCTCAATCTGCGGGAGAACCCGGAGGTGGCGCTGGTGACGGGCGTCAACGCGCTGCGCACGGGATTCGACCTGGTGGTCGAGGGTACGGCCGTTCCGCTCACCGACGGGGTGCGGCTGCGGGCGCTGGCGCGCGCGTACACGGAGAAGTACGGGGACGAGTGGACCTTCGCGGTCCGGGACGGGGCCTTCGTGGGCGACGGCGGGCGGGCGCCGGTGTTCCGGGTGGAGCCGCGGACGGCCTTCGGCTTCGCCAAGGCGCCGTACGCGCAGACCCGCTGGCGGTTCACGGACGTCTGA